GGCGATACCCGCATCTCGCTGTATCCGCCCCTCCAATTTCCGCCTCAGACTCACCGGACAGCTATGAGAGAAGGATTCCCTCCATCCCGCGCGGGATAACCGCATTCCCTCGTGCGCGCTGGCGTGGATGTGTTCATCGTACAGGATGCCGTCGCCTGGCTGCGGGATAGATGAGAGCACGCCTACGTTTGCGTCGAAGCCGGAATTGAAGAGGAGGCCGGTAGGTGCGTTGTGGAAGGCTGCGATGAAGCGTTCCAATTCCTCTGTGAAGGGTGAATTGCCGTCGAGGAGGCGTGAACCGCCGCTGGCGAATGGGTAATCTGGCGGAGCTTGGTttaaaagagaaaggaatcTCTCacgaaaaagagaagaagtcgACAGCGAGAGAAAGTCATTGGAGGAGAAATCAACGGCATTGGGAGAGCGGAGGGTCAATTGGCGACGAGAGGATTTAGACTGGCGCTTTTGAAGCGCGCTGCGAAAGGCATCATGGAGAGTCATTATACTAGCAGCACATTGGGGCATGTCATATTGAAGGATTTAGAATTAATTGATAGATTGATAAGAGGCCGTCACTAAAAACTAGTCTAACGGTCCACCGTTCACTCTCACCGGCGTCCTCTCTACAACCTCGGTACCGGATACTGTCACTATGACTCTCTGGCGCTCTTTGCGCGCTCTCCAGGTCTACGGCGCCAATACAGACGTGGGCAAGACCATTGTTTCGACAATTCTATGCCGGTCTATCCAGCGCCAGAATCAGCGAGCTGCTTTCCTCAAGCCGGTGTCAACGGGTGATCTGAGTGAGGCCGACGATGGCCATTTGCGGCGGTTCGGAGCGGGCACCATCACCCGCTGTTTGTACCAGTTCGACAAGCCTGTGAGTCCTCATCTGGCTGTGAATGAAGATGTAAGCATACCAATTCCATATTTCAATTGAGAGAGTAGTGCTAATTGTGTAGATTAACGACGAcaccctcctccgccgcatCTCCTCCACCCTCTCCGACTGGCACCGCACCGGAATCAACCTCTCCCTCGTCGAAACAGCCGGTGGCGTCCATTCTCCCGGCCCCAATGGCAATTCCCAAGCCGATCTCTACCGTCCGCTACGACTTCCTGTCGTGCTGGTTGCCGACAGTCGACTGGGAGGTATCTCGTCTTCCATCTCCGCCTACGAGTCGCTCGTGCTGCGTGGCTACGACGTACAATCGGTACTGCTCTTCCGTGACGATTACTACCAGAACCACCAATACCTACGTGATTACTTCCAGCGCAAAAATATACCCCTTCGACCGTTGCCCGGGCCGCCGCGTAAGGAGGAGAGCGCCGCCCGGGATGAGGAGAATATGGACAAGTACTACGAGGGTGTCGCGCGGGGGGATGATATCACCAGCCTGCTGGAGGAGATGGGCGAGAAACACAAGGAGCGATTGGAGCGGCTGGATGGCATGGCAGACCGGGCGCATGAGCTAGTCTGGTACCCGTTCACGCAGCACCAGGGAATGGCCGCCAAAGACATCGGAGTGATTGATTCAGCTTACGACGACAATTTCCAGGTGTATTCCAAATCCGACGCTCAAAATGGGCAGCTGCATCCGACCTTCGACGGCTCAGCTTCGTGGTGGACGCAAGGCCTGGGACATGGGAACCCCGATCTGTCGCTATCTGCAGCCTACGCCGCCGGTCGCTACGGACATGTCATGTTCGCAGGAAACGTGCACGAGCCTGCATTGCAGCTAGCGGAACGACTCCTGCAGACGCTAGGTAATCCGCGTCTGCAGAAGGTGTTTTATACCGACAATGGCAGCACGGGCATGGAGGTGGCTGTCAAGATGGGACTGCGGGCGGCGAGTGTGCGATACGGCTGGAATGCGCGACAGGACTCGATTCAGATCCTTGGACTGAAGGGCAGCTATCATGGGGATACAATGGGAGTGATGGACTGTTCGGAGCCGTCGACGTATAACCAGAAGGTGGAGTGGTATCGCGGTCGGGGATACTGGTTTGACTTCCCGCTGGTTACAATGACGAACGGGGTTTGGAAGGTGCAGATGGGTGGTTTGGGAGATGTTTTGGGGTCTGATTTGGAGTTCCCTTCGTTGCAGGCTGTTTTTGACGTGGATGCACGAGTGCGATCGGAGGCTGCTCAGCGGTACCGCGAGTTCATCCACCAGAGCATCCAGGAACAAGTGCAGAAGGGGGTGAAATTCGGGGCATTGATTCTCGAGCCAGTGCTCTTAGGAGCCGGTGGAATGCTATTCTGGTACGTCTCGTGCCTACAGGTATATTCTATGGTGGCTAACGAAACAGCGACCccctcttccaacgatgtcTGGTCGATGTCGTCCGCTCTCAGCCAGAGCTCTTCCGCCCTGGAGCCCAGCAAAGCGACGGCTGGTCTGGCCTTCCGGTCGTCTTTGATGAGGTCTTCACCGGTCTGCACAGACTAGGCCGTCGCACCGCTGCGTCGTTCCTTGGTGTCCACCCTGACATTACAGTCAACGCCAAGTTACTAACCGGCGGATTAGTGCCATTGTGCACAACCCTCGCCAGCAAGGAAATCTTCGACGTCTTCTC
This sequence is a window from Aspergillus chevalieri M1 DNA, chromosome 5, nearly complete sequence. Protein-coding genes within it:
- the bioDA gene encoding adenosylmethionine-8-amino-7-oxononanoate aminotransferase (COG:E;~EggNog:ENOG410PG1W;~InterPro:IPR005814,IPR027417,IPR015424,IPR004472, IPR015421,IPR015422;~PFAM:PF13500;~go_function: GO:0000287 - magnesium ion binding [Evidence IEA];~go_function: GO:0003824 - catalytic activity [Evidence IEA];~go_function: GO:0004141 - dethiobiotin synthase activity [Evidence IEA];~go_function: GO:0005524 - ATP binding [Evidence IEA];~go_function: GO:0008483 - transaminase activity [Evidence IEA];~go_function: GO:0030170 - pyridoxal phosphate binding [Evidence IEA];~go_process: GO:0009102 - biotin biosynthetic process [Evidence IEA]) codes for the protein MTLWRSLRALQVYGANTDVGKTIVSTILCRSIQRQNQRAAFLKPVSTGDLSEADDGHLRRFGAGTITRCLYQFDKPVSPHLAVNEDINDDTLLRRISSTLSDWHRTGINLSLVETAGGVHSPGPNGNSQADLYRPLRLPVVLVADSRLGGISSSISAYESLVLRGYDVQSVLLFRDDYYQNHQYLRDYFQRKNIPLRPLPGPPRKEESAARDEENMDKYYEGVARGDDITSLLEEMGEKHKERLERLDGMADRAHELVWYPFTQHQGMAAKDIGVIDSAYDDNFQVYSKSDAQNGQLHPTFDGSASWWTQGLGHGNPDLSLSAAYAAGRYGHVMFAGNVHEPALQLAERLLQTLGNPRLQKVFYTDNGSTGMEVAVKMGLRAASVRYGWNARQDSIQILGLKGSYHGDTMGVMDCSEPSTYNQKVEWYRGRGYWFDFPLVTMTNGVWKVQMGGLGDVLGSDLEFPSLQAVFDVDARVRSEAAQRYREFIHQSIQEQVQKGVKFGALILEPVLLGAGGMLFCDPLFQRCLVDVVRSQPELFRPGAQQSDGWSGLPVVFDEVFTGLHRLGRRTAASFLGVHPDITVNAKLLTGGLVPLCTTLASKEIFDVFSSPEKSDALLHGHSYTAHAVGCQVAVDTLQSMATMERGRFWDVYRRDWQQAGAVDQGQDQFVWSLWSPDLVTDLSRVDSVEGVFALGTVLSISLRDAAGGGYTSTAAKGLQQKLSAANVHSRVLGNVLYLMASLTTKPASLRALEDLLRRSLA